Genomic window (Hoplias malabaricus isolate fHopMal1 unplaced genomic scaffold, fHopMal1.hap1 scaffold_546, whole genome shotgun sequence):
gtgtagtgttgtggttctgcagttgtgtagtgttgtggtggtgtggtagtgcagttgtgtagtgttgtggtggtgtggttgtgcagttgtgtagtgttttggTGGTGTGGTTTTGCAGTTGTGTAgggttgtgttggtgtggttgtgtagttgtatagtgttgtggtggtgtggttgtgcagttgtgtattgttgtggtggtgtcgttgtgcagttgtgtagtgttgtggtggtgtggtagtgcagttgtgtagtgttgtggtggtgtaggtgtgtagtgttgtggttgtgtagtgttgcggtggtgtggttgtgcagttgtgtagtgttgtggtggtgtggttctgcagttgtgtagtgttgtggtggtgtggttgtgcagttgtgtagtgttgtggtggtgtcgttgtgcagttgtgtagtgttgtggtggtgtggtagtgcagttgtgtagtgttgtggtggtgtaggtgtgtagtgttgtggttgtgtagtgttgcggtggtgtggttgtgcagttgtgtagtgttgtggtggtgtggttctgcagttgtgtagtgttgtggttgtgcagttgtgtagctcggtgtatgtgtaaatgtgtaaaagggGGTCCTGACCTTGGCGATAATGCTGCAGAGCTGGGGTCCATCCTGTGTTAGTGACAATAAGTTGCTAATGGCATTCTCCATCACGAAAATATCCTCAGAGTCCTGCACCTGTTTAATCAGGACCTGAGAGAGACCACGTCCCCCAGGACAGAACCACAGCATTAGAGAGTTTCCTCACAGTGTTTTTGGGTAACAGGTCAGAACGGGTAAGTCTGTGAAGAGTCAGTCAGTCTGAGTGGTCAGTCTGACTGGTCAGTCTGTGAGGGGTCAGTTAGTCTGTGAGTGGTCAGTCTGTGAAGGGTGAGTCAGTGAGGGGTCAGTCAGTCAAGGAGGGGTCAGTCTGGTAAGggtctgtgtggtggtggtcagtatgtggtcagtgtggcaAGTGTGTGGCCGGTGTGGTTGCTGTAGTAAGTATGTGGTCATTGTAGTCCATGTGTGGTCAGTTTGTgatcagtgtggtgtgtgtggttggtGTGATCAGTGTGTCCTTAGTGTAGTCAGCGTGTGCTCAGTGTGTGTCCAGTGTAGTCTGTATGTGGTCACTATGTGCTCAATGTGGTAAATTTGTGGTCGTTTTAGTCCATGTCTGGACAATGTGCTCAGAGAGGTGAGTGCTGttggtgtgtggtcagtgtggtgagtgtgtagTCAGTTTGTGATCAGTGTAGTGAGGGTGTGGTCAGTATGGAGAGAGTTAGGGTTagtcagtgtgtgatgagtggGTTGttggtgtgtggtcagtgtagtcAGTATTtggtcagtgtggacagtgtttgGTCAGTGTAGTCAGTATTtggtcagtgtggacagtgtgtggtcagtgtggtcaGTAAGTGGttggtgtgtgtggtcagtgtatggtggtcagtgtggtcagtgtgtgattggtgtgtggtcagtgtgtgatcGGTGTGTGGTctttgtgtggtcagtgtatgGTGGTCAGTGTTTGGTCAGTGCCTGTCCATACCTGTATTTCATTGGCCAGTGCCGTGTCGATCATATGGCTGAAGGATTCACTGACGTCGGTAAGGATCTCGTGAATTGCCTCCTTCATGGACTTCAGGAAGTACTCGTCTTCCGTGTGAAGACACCTGGGGACGGGAGACACTTCCTTCAGGGGTCAGTTATTTACTGGGTTTATTCCGACAAGAAACTGAgacaaaacagcaacaaaaacaacaactactacaacatgatcaacaaaaacaaacacataattaacaacatcaacaacaaaaacaactactacagcaacatcaacaacaaaaacaaaaacataattaaCATCAACAACTACAAAAAGATTAACAGCAACATCATCAACAAAAGCAACAATACAACATAACAAcagtaacaaaaacaacatcaacaactaCACTATCAACATCAAAAACATCATTAACAACAACTacaaaaacatcatcaacaaaAGACAACTACCACATCATCAACAAAACAACTTCAAAAAAAACCTCAACAGCAACACAAAGAACTACAATATCAgaaccccaccccccaaaccccTACCATACTGAACTCCGcccccaaacccctaccctactgaaccacacccccaaacccctaccctactgaaccccgCCCAATCAAATGAAACCCAAATGTTCTCCAGTACTtcacttttaattaattttaagtaATTCTTtgatacactgtgtgtgtgtgtgtgtgtgtgtgtgtgtgtgtgtgtgtgtgtgtgtgtgggagagagagagagagagagagagagagagagtgagaatatgtgtgtgtgtgtgtatgagagagagagagagagagagtgtgtgtgtgtgtgtgtgtgtgttacctctcAGTGATGACAGTGAGCTCCATGCACTTCTCCAGCAGAGCTGTTTCatactgcaacacacacatcacatacaaaacaatacacacacatcacacaccacacacacagcacatcaGCTTCTGTTTACACACAACATCATGaactcactcaaacacaaatTTTATCTGCACAGACCACAGGgctgtgaagggtgtgtgtgtgagggctgtgtgtagagtgtgtgtggtgtgggtcAGGGGTGTCTGAGAGGTGTGAAggttgtgtgcatgtatgtgtgtgtgtggagtgtgtgggagCTGGTGGTTTGGGCGCCACTGTACTCATGCATGAGGGAATGGACGtggcagtggtgtgtgtttggagtgtgtgagaggtggTTGTGGATTGTgtggggtgtgtatgtgtgaggggtgggtgtggagtgtgtgtggagggtgtgtgggagtgtgaggtgtgtatgtgcgatgggtgtgtgtgtggagtgtgtgaggtgtgtgtggagtgcatggggtgtgtatgtgtgaggggtGGGTGTGGAGTGTGTGCGTGGAGTGCatgaagtgtgtatgtgtgaggggtgtgtgtatggagggtgtgtgaggtgtgtgtggagtgtgtgagggatgtgtgtggagtgtgttaggtgtgtatgtgtgagatgtgtatgtgtgaggggtgtgtgtggagtgcgtgaggtgtgtatgtgtgagaggtGGATGTAAAGTGTGGGTTTGTGGAGTGCGTGAGGTATGTATGTGtattgtctgtatgtgtgaggggtgtgtgtggagtgcgtggggtgtgtatgtgtgaggggtgggtgtggagtgtgtgtgtggagtgtgaggtgtgtatgtgcgatgggtgtgtgtgtggattgtgtgaggtgtgtatgtgtgaggtgtgtgtgtggagtgcatggggtgtgtatgtgtgaggggtGGGTGTGGAGTGTGTGCGTGGAGTGCatgaagtgtgtatgtgtgaggggtgtgtgtatggaggatgtgtgtggagtgtgtgaggtgtgtatgtgtgaggggtGGGtgtcgagtgtgtgtgtgtggagggtgtgtgtggagtgtgaggtgtgtatgtacgaggggtgtgtgtgtggagtgcgtgaggtgtgtatgtgtgaggtgtgtgtgtggagtgtgtgaggtgtgtatgtgtgaggtgtgtgtgtggagtgcttgagatgtgtatgtgtgaggggtgggtgtggagtgtgtgtctgaagtgTGTGTTAGCTCTGACCTTGTGCAGGTGGGAGCCGGTGGTCCGGGCGCCGCTGTACTCGTGCACTAGGGAGCGGACGTGGCAGTTTGCTCGGACCGCCGTGCCATGGACCCTCTGCCAGCGTCCCCTCTCCAGTCTCTGGAACATCTTCCCCAGCTCTGTGCTGACCACTAGCGCTCTCTTCAGGAGGGTCTGCAGGTTGTCCCGAGTCACATGATCACCTGTCACAATGAGGTCACCCGGAGGGTCCTCGTCTACTCCGATGGGCTTCGACTGCAGGACACACATACACTCCACCTCCGTCATGTGGCGCAGGTCCTCCATCCAGCGCTGCACAGAGTCTACCTGAATGGACAGCATCCTGGGGGGACAACACACACCGTTAGGTCATACCTTTAACTGCCTGTGTACACAGGGCCATGTCCAGAGGCCACGTCCTCCTCACCCCATCACCTAACACCACACCACAGTCCCAGGTGTGGTGC
Coding sequences:
- the LOC136684796 gene encoding protein inscuteable homolog translates to MLLRGLFDLVLYPPVLSASVPDLCESADPSGYYCPAKEAISPTLIGPHLCRALSASAFVTDPQRHCPQHKNSPEDSERMLSIQVDSVQRWMEDLRHMTEVECMCVLQSKPIGVDEDPPGDLIVTGDHVTRDNLQTLLKRALVVSTELGKMFQRLERGRWQRVHGTAVRANCHVRSLVHEYSGARTTGSHLHKYETALLEKCMELTVITERCLHTEDEYFLKSMKEAIHEILTDVSESFSHMIDTALANEIQVLIKQVQDSEDIFVMENAISNLLSLTQDGPQLCSIIAK